The Thiogranum longum genome includes a region encoding these proteins:
- a CDS encoding DUF1249 domain-containing protein, with product MRYSGKQVVHPGVRARDLPALMELYELNYIQLRQLIPDVDLVQDRVVSRVNGALDLYLTVRERCKYTTTLHLSYRFEGDESSTLAPDIVVRLYHDAQVAEVISRGKGRSPNAPGFDRFHHDYPIEARWRVNRFLQKWLGFCLRHGHSFSPAREQFEQALQTLETDQIESLES from the coding sequence ATGCGCTATTCAGGTAAACAGGTTGTCCATCCCGGTGTGCGTGCACGCGATCTGCCCGCGCTTATGGAACTGTATGAGCTGAATTATATTCAGTTACGTCAGTTGATCCCCGATGTTGACCTGGTACAGGACCGCGTAGTGTCAAGGGTAAACGGGGCGCTGGACCTGTACCTGACTGTCCGCGAACGCTGTAAATACACCACCACACTACATCTCAGTTATCGCTTCGAAGGTGATGAGAGCAGTACACTTGCCCCGGATATCGTAGTGCGCCTGTACCATGACGCCCAGGTGGCCGAGGTTATTTCACGCGGCAAGGGCCGCAGCCCGAATGCTCCCGGTTTTGACCGCTTTCACCACGACTACCCCATCGAGGCACGTTGGCGGGTCAATCGCTTTCTGCAAAAATGGCTGGGGTTTTGCCTGCGTCACGGGCACAGCTTTTCTCCGGCCCGCGAGCAATTCGAGCAGGCGCTGCAAACCCTTGAAACAGACCAGATTGAAAGCCTCGAGTCCTGA
- a CDS encoding Rrf2 family transcriptional regulator, whose protein sequence is MRLSTKGRYAVTAMMDIAIHDPEGPVTLADISHCQSISLSYLEQLFAKLRKQSLVCGVRGPGGGYRLARPANEITIAEIIAAVDEKVDATCGGESHCDEEQTCLTHELWCGLSKKIYTFLDSITLESFLSRPSVQEVIRRQAEEASGEDERKVEPPVPAA, encoded by the coding sequence ATGAGACTTTCCACCAAGGGCCGTTATGCCGTCACTGCAATGATGGATATCGCGATTCATGACCCGGAAGGGCCGGTTACATTGGCCGATATTTCCCATTGCCAGAGCATTTCACTGTCGTACCTGGAACAGTTGTTTGCCAAGTTGCGCAAACAGAGTCTGGTGTGTGGCGTACGAGGCCCGGGGGGCGGTTACCGTCTGGCTCGCCCGGCAAACGAGATCACAATTGCTGAAATCATCGCGGCAGTTGATGAAAAGGTCGATGCGACCTGTGGCGGCGAGAGTCATTGCGACGAAGAACAGACCTGTCTGACACACGAGCTTTGGTGCGGCCTGTCGAAAAAGATTTATACATTCCTGGACAGTATCACGTTGGAGAGCTTTCTCAGCCGGCCTTCTGTACAGGAAGTCATTCGCCGTCAGGCTGAGGAAGCGAGTGGCGAGGATGAACGAAAAGTCGAGCCGCCAGTCCCGGCAGCCTGA
- a CDS encoding DUF938 domain-containing protein: MKPYSESCDQNRESILEVLKQEIYGRRHLLEIGSGTGQHAVYLAGEFPDLVWQTSEVPAMHEGIHAWLAEDTAPPNILAPVCLDVCKDAWPETKYDAVFSANTAHIISWPQVQCLFSGAGEVLEQGGVFCLYGPFNYNGRYTSESNARFDQWLKQRDPLSAVRDFEALNELAGTAGLELKRDYEMPANNRILTWLKAD, translated from the coding sequence ATGAAGCCCTATTCCGAATCCTGTGACCAGAACCGGGAATCCATCCTCGAGGTATTGAAGCAGGAAATATACGGGCGTAGGCACCTGCTTGAAATCGGCAGTGGCACAGGCCAGCACGCTGTCTATCTTGCAGGTGAGTTCCCGGACCTGGTCTGGCAAACCAGTGAAGTGCCAGCCATGCACGAAGGTATTCACGCATGGCTGGCCGAAGATACTGCGCCACCCAATATCCTGGCACCTGTCTGTCTCGACGTCTGCAAGGACGCCTGGCCAGAGACAAAGTACGATGCCGTATTCAGCGCCAACACCGCGCACATCATTTCCTGGCCGCAGGTACAGTGCCTGTTCTCCGGCGCGGGGGAAGTACTGGAGCAAGGCGGCGTGTTCTGTCTCTATGGTCCGTTCAACTACAACGGACGCTATACCAGTGAAAGTAATGCGCGCTTTGATCAATGGCTGAAACAGCGTGACCCGCTGAGTGCCGTAAGGGATTTCGAGGCGTTAAACGAACTGGCCGGAACGGCCGGACTGGAACTGAAAAGGGATTATGAAATGCCAGCCAATAACCGGATCCTGACGTGGCTGAAGGCGGATTGA
- a CDS encoding alpha/beta hydrolase: MVFLKSVASVFLAVVLIFTSACTNVIFQPSHEQFIDPGQIGVPVDELFIKSGDAVLHGWHLPASAPIRGTVLFLHGNGQNVSAHLGATYWLPKHGFEVYMFDYRGYGQSTGTPDIDGVQKDAGNMLAWTARESCLHGHKLTVLGHSFGASLAIYATASYPQKQRLNGLISVSAFSDYREISRDALSRHWFTRLFKWPLSLTISNRYRPAAFISEISPLPVYILHSPDDTIVPAYHVDKLFAAALPPKYRVDLVGDHNDAFNPESNRRKLLDILHTLGKRTGACT, from the coding sequence TTGGTATTTCTGAAATCCGTAGCAAGTGTATTTCTGGCCGTTGTGCTGATCTTTACCAGCGCCTGCACCAACGTCATTTTCCAGCCCAGCCATGAACAATTTATCGACCCGGGGCAAATCGGAGTACCCGTCGATGAGCTGTTCATAAAAAGTGGTGATGCCGTACTGCATGGCTGGCACCTGCCAGCCAGTGCACCCATCCGGGGTACAGTGCTTTTTTTACACGGCAACGGTCAAAATGTCAGCGCCCACCTGGGAGCCACCTACTGGCTACCCAAACATGGATTTGAAGTCTATATGTTCGACTATCGTGGCTACGGGCAGTCCACAGGAACGCCTGATATTGACGGTGTACAGAAGGACGCCGGCAATATGCTTGCATGGACCGCCAGAGAAAGCTGTTTGCACGGACACAAGCTCACCGTGCTGGGCCATAGCTTCGGTGCCAGTCTCGCCATCTATGCCACTGCCAGCTACCCGCAAAAACAGAGGCTCAACGGTCTGATAAGCGTCAGTGCTTTCAGCGACTACCGGGAAATCAGTCGGGATGCACTATCACGCCACTGGTTCACTCGCCTGTTCAAGTGGCCATTATCCCTTACTATCAGCAACCGTTATCGCCCGGCTGCATTCATAAGCGAAATCTCTCCACTACCCGTCTATATCCTCCACAGTCCAGACGATACTATTGTCCCCGCTTATCATGTCGACAAACTTTTCGCCGCCGCCCTGCCACCCAAATATCGCGTGGATCTCGTTGGTGATCACAATGATGCCTTTAACCCGGAAAGCAATCGGCGCAAACTGCTGGACATTCTCCACACCCTGGGTAAAAGAACCGGAGCCTGTACATGA
- a CDS encoding DUF4105 domain-containing protein, producing the protein MSDLSQMTNNLPIYHAALAVLLAMLLSFGTVIAATPTPAESAVARAGQQKLSQDDYWLKLVHYKKKHPGYQSQADDTEFFNALNGKTSPEAELTATLQAFYQPGDSDDHPQCRFPARLYWLDRKLDLTALGLPAVHCNTLSKWRQTLSAEHATLVFPAAYLNSPSSMFGHTLLRLTPSDYRKSTPLAAYALNYAANADENDGGLAYSFKGLFGGYPGLFSIVPYYEKIKQYSDIESRDIWEYDLNLDQAEIDQLMRHAWEVRHINFDYYFLTENCSYHVLSLLEVARQGSQLTGDFSVKAIPSDTVRAVVDAGMADRAVYRPATTTLIRQHLDSLDPSAKELVEHLSTDTDPASEKRLGTVDNKVTRSRILELAYDYNRYQLLHRNGSATSASQSYRLLAERSRLPAGNVWPPVQQPAYQPEQGHRTTRLAVGGGSRNGDSFLSLRFRPAYHDILDPLAGYSRGSQINFLDFRARYTPTDNSLQLDRFTIIDILSLSPRDNFFKPVSWGIDTGIERMMTNSGRATGIQVGGSSGLSYRMGDQHLFYLLLRGRLKVAKAFQDNYSLGGGLSTGSLFFFKHSTAELSLTGVRFAAGESDTTLAARWRQSFPIGAQRAFRYRLEHRHERGNRINEFEAMLNWYF; encoded by the coding sequence TTGTCTGACCTTTCACAGATGACCAATAACCTGCCCATATACCATGCGGCACTTGCAGTGCTGCTTGCCATGCTACTCTCCTTTGGCACTGTCATCGCAGCCACACCGACGCCAGCAGAAAGCGCTGTGGCCAGGGCCGGGCAGCAAAAGCTTTCACAGGACGACTATTGGCTTAAACTGGTTCATTACAAGAAAAAGCATCCTGGTTACCAGAGCCAGGCCGACGACACAGAGTTCTTTAATGCCCTGAATGGCAAAACTTCCCCCGAAGCCGAGCTGACTGCAACCCTGCAGGCTTTTTATCAGCCGGGCGACAGTGATGATCACCCCCAGTGCCGTTTTCCTGCCCGCCTGTACTGGCTTGACCGGAAACTCGACCTCACTGCACTCGGCCTTCCTGCTGTACACTGCAATACCCTGTCGAAATGGCGCCAAACACTGAGCGCAGAACATGCAACACTCGTGTTCCCTGCGGCTTACCTCAACAGCCCTTCCTCCATGTTCGGGCACACCCTGCTGCGACTGACACCTTCCGATTACCGGAAATCGACCCCGCTGGCCGCCTATGCACTTAACTATGCAGCCAATGCTGACGAAAATGATGGCGGACTCGCATACAGCTTCAAGGGATTGTTCGGGGGTTACCCCGGCCTTTTTTCCATCGTCCCCTACTACGAGAAAATAAAACAGTACAGCGACATTGAAAGCCGGGATATCTGGGAATACGACCTGAATCTGGACCAGGCTGAAATTGACCAACTAATGCGACATGCCTGGGAAGTCAGACACATAAACTTTGACTATTATTTCCTTACCGAAAACTGTTCATATCATGTTCTGTCGCTGCTGGAAGTGGCACGGCAGGGAAGCCAGCTCACAGGTGATTTCTCTGTCAAGGCCATACCATCCGATACGGTACGTGCAGTTGTAGATGCCGGCATGGCTGACAGGGCAGTCTACAGACCCGCAACGACAACCCTGATACGACAACACCTCGACTCGCTTGACCCGTCTGCAAAAGAGTTGGTTGAACATCTTTCTACCGACACAGATCCCGCCAGCGAAAAACGACTTGGAACAGTCGATAACAAGGTTACACGCTCACGCATCCTCGAACTGGCCTATGACTATAACCGCTACCAGCTGCTGCACCGAAACGGGTCCGCCACCAGTGCTTCACAAAGCTATCGTTTACTGGCAGAACGAAGTCGTTTGCCAGCTGGTAATGTATGGCCACCGGTACAACAGCCTGCATACCAACCTGAACAGGGGCACCGGACTACACGACTGGCTGTCGGTGGTGGATCACGGAATGGCGACAGTTTCCTGAGCCTGCGATTCAGACCGGCATATCATGACATTCTTGACCCTCTGGCCGGCTACTCACGTGGCTCCCAGATAAACTTTCTGGATTTCAGGGCACGCTACACCCCGACTGACAATAGCCTGCAACTGGATCGCTTCACCATTATCGACATTCTGTCTCTGTCACCCCGCGACAACTTCTTCAAGCCGGTATCGTGGGGCATTGACACCGGCATTGAGCGTATGATGACCAATAGCGGGCGTGCGACCGGCATACAGGTCGGCGGAAGTAGTGGCCTCAGCTATCGCATGGGAGACCAACACCTGTTTTACCTGCTCCTCAGGGGGCGCCTCAAAGTGGCAAAGGCATTTCAGGACAATTATTCCCTGGGCGGCGGCCTGTCCACCGGCTCGTTGTTTTTCTTTAAACACTCTACAGCCGAACTATCGCTGACAGGCGTCCGGTTTGCAGCAGGGGAATCAGACACAACACTGGCAGCCCGTTGGCGCCAAAGCTTCCCGATTGGAGCACAGCGCGCCTTCCGCTACCGGCTCGAACATCGCCATGAACGCGGTAACCGTATCAACGAATTCGAGGCCATGCTGAATTGGTATTTCTGA
- a CDS encoding DUF3015 family protein — protein sequence MKKTILAMTILAGSSTAFAANDNGSGCGVGAMIFEGQSGVAPHVLAATTNGTFGNQTFGMTSGTLGCEVDQPISVAAADFLDNNMDKVARDMATGTGEALDTLANLMGISAEDSSHFKTVSHAQFATIFSSDSVHSSDVISALNQVMKQDEMLAKYAS from the coding sequence ATGAAGAAAACAATACTGGCAATGACAATTTTGGCGGGTTCCAGCACAGCATTTGCTGCAAATGACAACGGTTCGGGTTGTGGCGTTGGCGCCATGATCTTCGAGGGACAAAGCGGTGTTGCACCTCACGTACTGGCGGCAACTACCAATGGCACTTTCGGAAACCAGACCTTTGGTATGACATCTGGCACACTGGGTTGTGAAGTAGATCAGCCGATATCTGTTGCTGCAGCTGATTTCCTTGACAACAACATGGATAAGGTTGCACGTGATATGGCAACTGGTACAGGTGAAGCACTCGACACTCTGGCCAACCTGATGGGTATTTCTGCTGAGGACAGCAGTCACTTCAAGACTGTCTCTCATGCACAATTCGCTACTATCTTCAGCAGCGACAGCGTGCACAGCAGTGACGTCATCAGTGCCCTGAACCAGGTTATGAAACAGGATGAAATGCTGGCAAAATACGCCAGTTAA
- a CDS encoding inositol monophosphatase family protein codes for MNSPDLSRLTTIIREISDRELPPRFCCHSGSRKPDGSLVTEADVVMQDALAQALNAEWPEFDLLGEEMPEPEQQRALQHSDSGVWCIDPLDGTSNFSAGVPYYAVSVALIHNGRVEAGVVYDPSRKECFSAVRGEGAWMNDQRLKPQRLASPLSEGMALIDLKRLAPELASRLAASPPYKSQRSFGAVALDWCWLAAGRCHVYLHGQQKLWDYAAGLLILEEAGGSALTLEGEPVFSATLTPRSAAAALDPDIFRQWIEWLGVTSQRN; via the coding sequence ATGAATTCACCAGACCTGTCACGCCTGACCACTATTATCCGGGAAATATCCGACCGGGAACTTCCCCCACGCTTCTGTTGCCATTCTGGCTCACGCAAGCCGGATGGCAGCCTTGTGACCGAGGCCGATGTGGTTATGCAGGATGCCCTGGCGCAGGCGTTGAACGCCGAATGGCCTGAATTTGATTTACTGGGTGAAGAAATGCCCGAGCCTGAGCAACAGCGCGCGTTACAACACAGTGACAGTGGCGTCTGGTGCATCGATCCACTCGATGGTACCAGTAATTTTTCAGCCGGCGTACCCTACTACGCCGTTTCCGTTGCGCTTATCCACAACGGCCGGGTAGAAGCAGGTGTCGTCTACGACCCCAGCCGCAAGGAGTGTTTTTCTGCTGTGCGCGGTGAAGGCGCATGGATGAACGATCAACGGCTGAAGCCACAGCGGCTGGCAAGCCCGCTGTCCGAAGGCATGGCGCTCATAGACCTGAAGCGCCTGGCACCTGAACTGGCGAGCCGGCTGGCAGCCAGCCCGCCCTATAAATCACAACGCAGCTTCGGTGCAGTAGCGCTTGACTGGTGCTGGCTGGCCGCAGGCCGCTGCCACGTTTACCTGCACGGCCAACAGAAACTATGGGATTATGCGGCAGGCCTTCTGATTCTTGAGGAAGCAGGTGGCTCGGCACTTACGCTTGAGGGCGAACCGGTGTTCAGTGCAACACTCACGCCACGCTCCGCGGCAGCGGCCCTGGATCCCGATATTTTCAGGCAGTGGATAGAATGGCTGGGTGTTACTTCTCAGCGCAATTGA
- a CDS encoding class I SAM-dependent methyltransferase: MGIKKTRHKKSGKSAKAQKSSKPRKAETEDKYVLYEKSVQATDFEYEFIDTNFTRIRGRTAKLLREDFCGTAKMCSEWVRGRPDNQAVGVDFDPEVLEWSRNNHIAGLEPEQRARVTLLQSDVRSVKTDPVDIVLAMNFSWQIFEERKVLVDYFTSVRNSLVDDGVLFMDAFGGYEAYQELEEKTKHDGFNYIWEQESYDPVTGHMVCNIHFTFKDGSKMEKAFHYEWRLYGLPELKEILLDAGFSNVTIYLQGWDEDDEPDGDFVPAEHGEADPGWIAMISAEK; this comes from the coding sequence ATGGGCATAAAGAAAACCCGGCACAAAAAGAGCGGTAAATCAGCAAAAGCGCAGAAGAGCAGCAAGCCGCGCAAGGCCGAAACCGAGGACAAATATGTCCTCTATGAGAAGTCAGTACAGGCCACGGATTTTGAATACGAGTTTATCGACACCAACTTTACCCGCATTCGCGGGCGTACTGCAAAACTGCTGCGCGAGGATTTCTGCGGCACGGCGAAAATGTGCAGTGAATGGGTCCGGGGCCGTCCCGACAATCAGGCGGTTGGCGTGGACTTTGATCCTGAGGTGCTGGAGTGGAGTCGTAACAACCACATTGCCGGTCTGGAGCCCGAACAGCGTGCCCGCGTTACGCTGTTGCAGAGTGATGTACGTTCGGTGAAGACAGACCCGGTTGATATCGTGCTGGCGATGAATTTCAGTTGGCAGATCTTTGAAGAGCGCAAGGTCCTGGTCGACTATTTCACGTCTGTGCGAAACAGCCTGGTGGATGACGGCGTATTGTTTATGGATGCATTCGGCGGTTACGAGGCCTACCAGGAGCTCGAGGAAAAAACCAAACACGATGGGTTCAATTATATCTGGGAGCAGGAAAGTTATGATCCGGTGACCGGACACATGGTGTGCAATATTCATTTTACATTCAAGGATGGTTCAAAAATGGAGAAGGCGTTCCATTATGAATGGCGTCTGTACGGCCTGCCTGAACTGAAAGAAATCCTGCTCGATGCCGGTTTCTCCAATGTCACCATTTATCTGCAGGGTTGGGACGAGGATGACGAAC